A single region of the Salipaludibacillus sp. LMS25 genome encodes:
- the mazG gene encoding nucleoside triphosphate pyrophosphohydrolase encodes MSSTIRILGLGAGELDQLPVGIYNKLIKQELVFLRTEDHPVVAELKKEGMTFRSFDNIYETYDHFDEVYDHIVEELVEAVTTKGEIIYAVPGHPLVAEATVQRLLALDATVNVVIEGGHSFLDAIFTSLKIDPIDGFQLVDGMTMDPSSLDLTSHTVVAQVYDQMSASHVKLTLMERLPDDYVIHVVTAAGTAQESVRTVPLYELDRVTTLSNLTAVYLPPIKDDTLLYREFSTLRHVIKTLRGPNGCPWDKKQTHQSLKKYLLEETYEVLDAIDENDDDHLAEELGDVLLQVLLHAQISEDEGYFNMEDVIRSLTEKMIRRHPHVFGDKTANNAEEVVTNWEEIKQQEKIEKGQNNFLLDDIPSALPALLKAFQLQKKAAKVGFDWNDEAPMWMKLQEEISEWLQALKEGANDDAVEELGDVLFVLVNLARYHEIDPEEALTKTNNKFRRRFNYIEDQLAKDSLQADAVSLEKLDELWDKAKQEERKGEKRHEVR; translated from the coding sequence ATGAGTTCAACAATTCGAATACTTGGATTAGGTGCAGGAGAGTTAGATCAGTTACCGGTTGGAATATATAATAAACTTATAAAACAAGAGTTAGTTTTTTTAAGAACAGAAGACCATCCAGTCGTGGCCGAACTGAAAAAGGAAGGTATGACGTTTAGAAGTTTTGATAACATATATGAAACCTATGATCACTTTGACGAGGTATATGACCACATAGTTGAGGAGCTAGTGGAAGCTGTCACGACGAAAGGTGAAATTATCTATGCTGTACCCGGACATCCGTTAGTAGCAGAAGCGACGGTACAACGACTGTTGGCGCTTGATGCCACTGTAAACGTCGTTATTGAAGGTGGTCATAGCTTTCTTGATGCCATCTTTACAAGCTTAAAAATTGACCCTATTGACGGTTTTCAACTAGTGGATGGGATGACGATGGACCCATCAAGCCTTGATTTAACGAGTCATACGGTTGTGGCGCAAGTGTATGATCAGATGAGTGCTTCTCACGTGAAGTTAACATTAATGGAGCGACTTCCAGACGATTACGTCATACACGTTGTCACGGCGGCTGGAACGGCTCAAGAAAGTGTACGTACTGTGCCGCTGTATGAACTAGATAGAGTAACGACACTCAGTAATTTAACGGCGGTTTACCTGCCGCCAATTAAAGACGACACACTGTTATATCGCGAATTTTCAACGTTGCGACACGTCATAAAAACATTACGTGGGCCGAATGGTTGTCCATGGGACAAAAAGCAAACGCACCAGTCATTAAAAAAATACTTACTAGAAGAAACGTATGAAGTATTAGACGCTATTGATGAGAATGATGACGACCATTTAGCAGAAGAGCTTGGCGATGTGTTACTACAGGTGTTGCTTCATGCACAAATAAGTGAAGATGAAGGGTATTTTAATATGGAGGATGTTATTCGTTCATTAACTGAAAAAATGATAAGACGTCATCCTCATGTATTCGGTGATAAGACCGCAAATAACGCTGAAGAAGTAGTCACGAATTGGGAAGAGATCAAACAACAGGAAAAAATAGAAAAAGGGCAAAATAACTTTTTACTAGATGATATTCCGTCAGCTTTACCAGCACTTCTTAAAGCCTTCCAGTTACAAAAGAAAGCAGCTAAGGTAGGATTTGATTGGAATGATGAAGCCCCTATGTGGATGAAGCTCCAAGAGGAAATTTCTGAATGGCTTCAAGCATTAAAAGAAGGAGCTAACGATGATGCTGTCGAAGAATTAGGTGATGTCTTATTTGTTCTTGTTAATTTGGCAAGATACCATGAGATAGATCCGGAAGAAGCACTAACTAAAACGAATAATAAATTTCGGCGACGTTTTAACTATATAGAGGACCAATTAGCGAAAGATAGCTTACAAGCTGATGCTGTCTCCTTGGAAAAATTAGACGAGCTTTGGGACAAAGCGAAGCAAGAGGAACGTAAAGGAGAGAAACGACATGAGGTTAGATAA
- a CDS encoding RNA-binding S4 domain-containing protein — translation MRLDKYLKVSRLIKRRTMAKEVASQGRVKINGQPAKPGTEVKPGDELEVLFGQKHMTIRIDRVEESVKKEEAATFYSILKEERIDND, via the coding sequence ATGAGGTTAGATAAGTATTTAAAAGTATCACGTTTGATAAAACGACGGACAATGGCAAAAGAAGTGGCTAGTCAAGGTAGGGTAAAAATAAACGGCCAGCCGGCAAAGCCAGGGACTGAAGTAAAGCCAGGGGATGAATTAGAGGTGTTATTCGGTCAAAAGCATATGACAATTAGAATTGATCGTGTAGAAGAATCAGTAAAGAAAGAGGAAGCGGCTACTTTCTATAGTATTTTAAAAGAAGAACGGATAGATAACGACTAA
- the yabP gene encoding sporulation protein YabP produces MEQSYHHIPSGGGRNGRDHQLILKSRRLLDITGVKQVESFDSEEFLLETDMGFLSIRGHDLQMKNLDVEEGNVSIKGMIEDLVYLDQLHGEKTKGLFGKLFK; encoded by the coding sequence ATGGAACAGTCATATCATCATATCCCATCTGGAGGAGGGCGTAATGGCCGCGACCACCAGTTAATTTTAAAATCAAGACGATTATTAGATATTACAGGTGTTAAACAGGTAGAAAGCTTTGATAGCGAAGAATTTTTGCTCGAGACGGATATGGGGTTTTTATCTATACGTGGGCATGATCTACAAATGAAAAATCTCGATGTGGAAGAGGGGAATGTCTCTATTAAAGGGATGATAGAAGACCTCGTTTACTTAGATCAGCTTCACGGTGAAAAAACAAAGGGCTTATTTGGGAAGTTATTTAAGTGA
- the yabQ gene encoding spore cortex biosynthesis protein YabQ, producing MTLDIQMVSMVSSIATGIWLGASFDTYERISGKRETFKWTRILNDFLFWIAQALLYFIVLLQINNGELRVYLLLSIILGYAIYRAVFERLYRRILERVLKIIHYVYMFLVRLAYVLVINPTKGLLKLLLHLGMIVVLTIWGLVSFVLKWFFMPIILLSQFIDKKLGQPFLKQRNAMLAFIKRLLTICHIKKK from the coding sequence GTGACTTTAGATATACAGATGGTATCTATGGTGTCTAGCATCGCCACAGGTATTTGGCTCGGAGCATCCTTTGACACTTACGAAAGAATTTCAGGAAAACGTGAGACGTTTAAGTGGACAAGGATACTGAATGATTTTTTGTTTTGGATCGCCCAAGCACTCTTGTACTTTATTGTGTTATTGCAGATTAACAATGGAGAATTACGTGTTTACTTGCTGCTATCGATCATACTTGGATATGCTATCTATCGCGCCGTGTTTGAAAGGCTGTATAGGCGGATACTTGAACGAGTTTTAAAGATCATACACTACGTATATATGTTTTTAGTTCGTTTGGCCTATGTCTTAGTTATAAATCCAACAAAAGGTCTGTTGAAACTCCTCCTTCACTTAGGTATGATAGTGGTATTAACAATATGGGGACTAGTTTCTTTTGTTTTGAAATGGTTCTTTATGCCTATTATTTTGCTAAGTCAATTTATAGATAAGAAACTAGGGCAACCTTTTTTAAAACAACGTAACGCCATGTTGGCATTTATAAAACGTCTATTAACTATTTGTCATATAAAAAAGAAATAA
- a CDS encoding septum formation initiator family protein, which translates to MQQDNQKKIRRLTSEYMQKQEQMEEQRLRRRKGLFRRLSVFAVVFLIILGAGGSVLYQQHTSIQKQQETNESLEEDLVAMEKEASQLQQEIEWLNDPEYIAELARRDYFLTHDGEILFQLPRQSADDD; encoded by the coding sequence ATGCAACAGGATAATCAGAAAAAAATCCGGAGATTAACGTCTGAATATATGCAAAAACAAGAGCAAATGGAAGAGCAAAGGTTACGGCGTCGAAAAGGCTTGTTCCGGCGATTGTCCGTGTTTGCTGTTGTATTCCTTATTATTTTGGGGGCTGGAGGGTCAGTGCTTTACCAGCAACATACGTCTATTCAAAAACAACAGGAGACAAATGAGAGTTTGGAAGAGGATCTGGTCGCTATGGAGAAAGAAGCCTCTCAACTTCAACAAGAAATAGAATGGTTGAATGATCCAGAATACATTGCTGAATTGGCAAGACGGGATTATTTTCTGACACATGATGGTGAGATATTATTTCAGCTCCCGCGACAGTCAGCAGACGACGATTGA
- a CDS encoding S1 domain-containing RNA-binding protein: MSIEVGSKCQGKVTGITNFGAFVELPGGSTGLVHISEVADSYVKDINEFLTVGDDVTVKVMNVEKDGKIGLSIRKAKVPEEGTKKAERPARQPTKPRRKEHPSLSFEDKMNRFLKDSEERLSSLKRNTESKRGGRNTKRG, translated from the coding sequence ATGTCCATTGAAGTAGGCAGTAAGTGTCAAGGGAAAGTCACTGGAATTACTAATTTTGGTGCTTTTGTTGAGTTACCTGGCGGGAGTACAGGCCTCGTGCATATCAGTGAAGTAGCTGATAGTTATGTGAAAGACATTAATGAGTTCTTAACGGTTGGAGATGACGTGACAGTTAAAGTGATGAATGTCGAGAAGGACGGTAAAATCGGCCTTTCCATCCGTAAAGCAAAGGTCCCTGAAGAAGGAACTAAAAAAGCGGAGCGTCCCGCTCGACAGCCGACTAAACCACGACGTAAAGAGCACCCCTCATTGTCCTTTGAAGATAAAATGAATCGGTTTTTAAAAGATAGTGAGGAGAGACTTTCTTCATTGAAACGAAATACCGAATCAAAACGCGGGGGGCGAAATACCAAACGCGGATAA